Proteins co-encoded in one Arachis hypogaea cultivar Tifrunner chromosome 13, arahy.Tifrunner.gnm2.J5K5, whole genome shotgun sequence genomic window:
- the LOC112733699 gene encoding uncharacterized protein, with the protein MLVVEGALSKVAPNATAPTISFEQSDYQASSANLDDPVVISIQVGELLVRKVLLDPGSSADVLFLSNFKKMKLSEKYIQLSAGELAGFSGKRVPVISYIWLKTTLGEPPLSKTKDIQYLIVECTSPYNIILGRPSLNSFDAIISTIHLCVKFHVQDNQVATIHFDLKEA; encoded by the coding sequence ATGCTGGTGGTGGAAGGAGCCCTTTCCAAAGTAGCACCCAACGCCACAGCACCGACTATTTCCTTTGAACAATCAGACTATCAAGCTTCCTCGGCAAACCTGGACGATCCGGTGGTAATCTCAATTCAGGTCGGGGAGCTGCTGGTAAGAAAAGTACTCCTCGACCCAGGTAGCAGCGCCGATGTCTTATTTCTCTCCAATTTCAAGAAAATGAAGTTGAGTGAAAAGTATATACAACTGTCTGCAGGAGAGTTGGCGGGATTCTCGGGCAAGAGGGTCCCCGTGATCAGCTACATTTGGCTCAAGACAACACTAGGCGAACCACCACtatcaaaaacaaaagatatCCAATACCTAATAGTCGAATGTACCAGTCCATATAACATCATCTTGGGTAGACCTTCTTTAAATTCATTCGACGCTATTATATCCACTATTCACTTGTGCGTTAAGTTCCATGTGCAGGATAACCAGGTGGCAACTATCCATTTCGATCTAAAAGAGGCATAA